A DNA window from Chitinibacter fontanus contains the following coding sequences:
- a CDS encoding YbaB/EbfC family nucleoid-associated protein: MFNKGGLGGLMKQAQQMQENMKKAQDELANVEVEGQSGAGMVKITMTCANVVKRVAIDDSLLSDDKDMLEDLIAAAFNDALRKAEATSQEKMGALTAGLPLPPGMKLPF; the protein is encoded by the coding sequence ATGTTCAATAAAGGCGGTTTGGGCGGCTTGATGAAGCAAGCTCAGCAAATGCAAGAAAACATGAAAAAAGCCCAAGACGAGCTGGCCAATGTCGAAGTAGAAGGTCAATCGGGTGCTGGCATGGTGAAAATCACCATGACCTGCGCCAATGTGGTGAAACGCGTCGCGATCGACGACAGCCTGCTGTCGGACGACAAAGACATGCTCGAAGACCTGATTGCGGCGGCATTTAACGACGCGCTGCGTAAAGCCGAAGCGACTAGCCAAGAGAAAATGGGCGCACTGACAGCGGGGCTGCCGTTGCCACCGGGCATGAAGCTACCCTTCTAA
- the dnaX gene encoding DNA polymerase III subunit gamma/tau: MAYQVLARKWRPKTFAQLVGQEHVIKALANAFASERLHHAYLLTGTRGVGKTTIARIMAKALNCETGITAEPCGVCSACTQIDAGRFVDLLEIDAASNTGIDNIREVLDNAQYSPTAGRFKVYIIDEVHMLSKSAFNAMLKTLEEPPSHVKFILATTDPQKVPITVLSRCLQFSLRQMTPQQVTGHLHKVLEAEQVQFEPLALNLLGHAANGSMRDALSLLDQAIAHGAGQVEESGVRAMLGAVDQSYLFDLLDALAAHDGPRLLQTADAIALRGLSYEAALHELANVLHQVALTQAVPNALADDLPQRGQIVAAAQALSPEDTQLYYQIALHGRRDLPLAPDEYAGFTMTLLRMLAFAPAKPEQIVGTGSPAKPVQIIETVTPAMPAQATEAVSPAKPAHITENASPATPAQTAAPAGATPLGKPEQAAAPSLPASAPVQTTAPKAESAPAYDDLEPPPWHSEAAEAIYQANTPATDYAAEPASVIESAPDSSPTRDSKAVVPFNGDWRGLVVQLKLGAAGMLAQNAELLGYSDIHFDLQVAEEHRAVATRDYQDKLRSALSEHFGRDITVNVNIGTIAGETPAIMLVRENAARQEVAVAAIQNDPFIQTLVRDMGGSIDAASIKPL; encoded by the coding sequence ATGGCCTATCAAGTTCTCGCGCGCAAATGGCGCCCTAAAACATTCGCCCAACTCGTTGGGCAAGAGCATGTGATTAAAGCATTGGCAAATGCGTTTGCCAGCGAACGTCTTCACCATGCTTACCTGCTCACTGGCACTCGCGGTGTGGGTAAAACCACCATCGCGCGCATTATGGCCAAGGCGCTCAATTGCGAAACCGGCATTACAGCCGAGCCGTGCGGCGTTTGCTCTGCATGTACGCAAATCGATGCGGGGCGCTTTGTTGATCTGCTCGAGATCGACGCGGCATCCAACACCGGTATTGATAATATTCGCGAAGTCTTGGACAACGCGCAATATTCACCTACCGCTGGCCGGTTCAAAGTGTACATCATCGACGAGGTGCACATGCTGTCCAAATCAGCATTCAATGCGATGCTGAAAACACTGGAAGAGCCGCCAAGCCATGTGAAATTTATCCTCGCCACGACTGATCCGCAAAAAGTACCGATCACGGTACTGAGCCGTTGCCTGCAGTTTTCATTACGGCAAATGACACCACAACAAGTTACAGGTCATTTGCACAAAGTACTGGAAGCCGAGCAAGTACAATTTGAGCCACTGGCGCTCAATCTACTTGGGCACGCGGCTAATGGCTCAATGCGCGATGCGCTATCTTTGCTGGATCAAGCGATTGCGCACGGCGCAGGTCAGGTGGAAGAATCAGGAGTGCGCGCCATGCTCGGCGCGGTCGATCAAAGCTATTTGTTCGATTTACTCGACGCGCTGGCCGCGCACGATGGCCCGCGCCTGCTACAAACGGCGGACGCAATTGCTTTGCGTGGCCTGTCGTATGAAGCGGCTTTACATGAGCTAGCAAATGTCTTGCACCAAGTCGCACTGACCCAAGCCGTACCGAATGCGCTGGCCGATGATTTGCCACAACGCGGCCAGATTGTCGCCGCAGCACAAGCACTTAGCCCAGAAGACACGCAACTGTATTACCAAATCGCACTGCACGGCCGCCGCGATTTGCCGCTCGCACCCGATGAATACGCGGGCTTTACGATGACGCTGCTCAGGATGCTGGCCTTTGCTCCGGCAAAGCCGGAGCAAATAGTTGGAACAGGCTCGCCGGCCAAGCCGGTGCAAATCATTGAAACTGTGACTCCGGCGATGCCGGCGCAGGCTACCGAAGCAGTGTCTCCAGCCAAGCCAGCACACATAACTGAGAATGCCTCACCAGCCACGCCAGCCCAGACTGCCGCTCCAGCAGGAGCAACGCCACTTGGAAAGCCTGAACAGGCGGCGGCTCCCAGCTTGCCAGCAAGCGCGCCTGTTCAAACAACCGCACCAAAAGCAGAATCAGCACCGGCTTACGATGATTTAGAACCACCACCGTGGCACAGCGAGGCGGCGGAGGCGATTTATCAGGCGAATACACCCGCCACTGATTACGCTGCCGAACCAGCATCAGTGATTGAATCCGCACCCGACTCGTCACCAACCCGTGACAGCAAAGCCGTCGTGCCATTCAATGGCGACTGGCGTGGCTTGGTGGTACAGCTTAAGCTCGGCGCGGCAGGTATGTTGGCGCAGAACGCAGAATTATTGGGCTACAGCGATATACATTTCGATTTGCAAGTCGCCGAAGAGCATCGTGCAGTGGCCACACGTGATTATCAGGATAAATTGCGCAGCGCCTTGTCGGAACACTTTGGGCGTGACATCACAGTTAACGTCAATATCGGCACAATCGCAGGCGAGACCCCTGCGATTATGCTGGTACGCGAAAATGCCGCCCGACAAGAAGTCGCGGTGGCGGCGATTCAGAACGATCCATTCATTCAAACCTTGGTACGCGATATGGGCGGCAGCATCGACGCAGCGTCGATCAAGCCCTTGTAA
- a CDS encoding oxidoreductase-like domain-containing protein, whose amino-acid sequence MDEQLIPSATLATETQNSNINAIDDPEPQAPIEPPLEACCTSGCVPCIFDDYAEQLNAYRVAHMAWKARQVAKSNPVDE is encoded by the coding sequence ATGGATGAACAACTCATACCCAGCGCCACACTGGCAACGGAAACGCAAAACAGCAATATCAATGCGATTGACGACCCCGAGCCACAAGCGCCGATCGAGCCCCCGCTAGAGGCCTGTTGTACCAGTGGCTGTGTGCCGTGTATTTTTGACGACTACGCCGAACAATTAAATGCATATCGTGTGGCGCATATGGCCTGGAAGGCGCGCCAAGTTGCAAAGTCCAACCCTGTTGATGAGTGA
- the dacB gene encoding D-alanyl-D-alanine carboxypeptidase/D-alanyl-D-alanine endopeptidase, whose translation MNFKNYPIKTLCCLLLMSSVVHADLPAKVAQSLKGAGIPSEAISVAIVPLEEKTGAQYHLADQPRNPASTMKLVTTWAGLHQLGPQWQWQTDLLATAAPVKGVLNGPLYLRGKGDPKLTLERMWLWVRDLKAAGVEDIRGPLVLDGSYFKRNDKVTEYDDDGDTERAFMVEPDALMSNFRTQRISFDSTGERVILRAEPPLNQVRVSNQLALSDAGNCATWAKRVQQRLGQVNGAEFLLQYVGEMPAGCKAERYVPVLNARTYTSALFWYLWYQIGGQGSGRTEDGVTPDNATILASTRSPDLVSNIRDINKFSNNLMARQLYLTLGAEQGKTAANTDEAGFEAIQNGLRAAGFNWSELVMENGSGLSRKEQISARHLADLLAHAWRSPYAAEYISSLPLVGLDGTMKKRLTDPAMAGMAHIKTGSLRDVRAVAGYVKDRKGKNWVVVGLVNHPDAAKALPALDSLIRSVAEK comes from the coding sequence ATGAATTTCAAAAACTATCCGATTAAAACCCTGTGTTGTTTATTGCTGATGTCGAGTGTTGTACACGCGGACTTACCTGCGAAAGTTGCGCAGAGCTTGAAAGGCGCTGGTATTCCTAGCGAGGCGATCAGTGTCGCGATTGTGCCACTCGAAGAAAAAACAGGCGCGCAATATCATCTGGCTGACCAGCCGCGTAACCCTGCTTCCACAATGAAACTGGTTACCACTTGGGCCGGTCTGCATCAATTGGGGCCGCAATGGCAATGGCAGACTGATTTATTGGCGACTGCCGCGCCAGTTAAAGGGGTACTGAATGGGCCGCTCTATCTACGGGGTAAGGGGGATCCAAAACTAACACTGGAGCGGATGTGGCTCTGGGTACGGGATTTAAAGGCGGCGGGCGTTGAGGATATTCGCGGCCCCTTGGTGCTTGACGGCTCGTACTTCAAGCGAAATGATAAGGTCACAGAATACGATGATGATGGCGATACTGAACGTGCATTTATGGTTGAGCCCGATGCGCTGATGAGTAATTTCCGCACCCAACGCATTAGTTTTGATTCAACTGGCGAGCGCGTTATTTTGCGTGCCGAGCCGCCGCTAAATCAGGTACGTGTGAGTAATCAACTGGCCTTGAGCGACGCAGGCAATTGTGCAACTTGGGCTAAGCGGGTGCAGCAGCGGCTAGGCCAAGTCAATGGTGCAGAGTTTTTGCTGCAATACGTCGGTGAAATGCCTGCGGGTTGTAAAGCAGAACGCTATGTACCGGTATTGAATGCACGCACATATACATCAGCTTTGTTTTGGTATCTGTGGTATCAAATTGGCGGTCAAGGTTCTGGTCGTACTGAAGATGGTGTCACACCGGACAACGCTACCATTCTCGCCAGCACACGCTCGCCTGATCTGGTGAGCAATATTCGCGACATCAATAAATTCAGTAATAACCTAATGGCACGCCAGCTCTATCTGACCTTAGGTGCGGAACAAGGTAAAACGGCGGCCAATACCGACGAAGCGGGTTTTGAGGCGATTCAAAATGGCTTGCGTGCTGCGGGCTTTAACTGGTCAGAGCTGGTGATGGAAAACGGCTCAGGGTTATCACGAAAAGAGCAAATTAGTGCGCGACACTTGGCCGATTTGCTCGCCCATGCTTGGCGTAGCCCGTATGCAGCCGAATATATCAGTTCGCTACCCTTGGTGGGGCTAGACGGTACGATGAAAAAACGGCTTACCGACCCCGCTATGGCTGGGATGGCACACATAAAAACCGGCTCGCTACGTGATGTACGCGCAGTGGCGGGGTATGTGAAAGATCGCAAAGGCAAAAACTGGGTGGTGGTAGGGTTGGTTAATCATCCAGATGCAGCCAAAGCGCTGCCAGCGTTGGATAGTTTGATCCGTAGCGTGGCCGAGAAATAA
- the guaA gene encoding glutamine-hydrolyzing GMP synthase, which yields MDKILILDFGSQVTQLIARRVREAHVYCELHSFDVSLDFIKEFNPKGIILSGGPNSVYESDYQADPALFELGIPVMGICYGMQWMAQSLGGKVEAGKVREFGFAEIEVNNNNPLFKGLSDRVHGDKVCLEVWMSHGDKVTAMPAGFEVIASNASCPIAAMADTTRNFYAVQYHPEVTHTIKGREMINHFVLDICGSAPSWTMPNYIDQAVAKIREQVGSDEVILGLSGGVDSSVAAALIHRAIGDQLTCVFVDNGLLRLNEGKQVMETFAEHLGVRVIHVDATEQFMGHLSGVTDPEAKRKIIGREFVEVFQAESAKLPQAKWLAQGTIYPDVIESAGAKTGKAHAIKSHHNVGGLPETMKLSLLEPLRELFKDEVRELGVALGLAPQLVYRHPFPGPGLGVRILGEVKKDYADLLRLADAIFIEELRAAVDEKSGKTWYELTSQAFVVFLPVKSVGVMGDGRTYDYVVALRAVVTSDFMTAKWAELPYDLLGKVSNRIINEVRGINRVVYDVSGKPPATIEWE from the coding sequence ATGGATAAGATTCTGATTCTTGATTTCGGCTCGCAAGTGACGCAGCTGATCGCCCGCCGCGTTCGTGAAGCGCATGTTTACTGTGAACTGCACTCGTTTGACGTGTCGCTCGACTTCATCAAAGAATTTAACCCTAAGGGCATTATCTTGTCCGGCGGCCCAAACTCGGTGTACGAGTCGGATTACCAAGCTGACCCAGCCTTGTTTGAGTTGGGCATCCCCGTTATGGGGATTTGCTACGGCATGCAATGGATGGCGCAAAGTTTGGGCGGCAAAGTTGAAGCCGGTAAAGTGCGCGAATTTGGCTTTGCCGAAATCGAAGTGAACAACAACAATCCATTGTTCAAAGGCCTGTCTGACCGCGTTCACGGCGACAAAGTGTGCCTTGAAGTGTGGATGAGCCACGGCGACAAAGTGACTGCCATGCCCGCAGGTTTTGAAGTGATCGCTAGCAACGCATCTTGTCCGATCGCAGCAATGGCCGATACCACGCGTAATTTCTACGCCGTGCAATATCACCCGGAAGTAACGCACACGATCAAAGGTCGCGAAATGATTAATCATTTCGTGCTCGATATTTGCGGCTCAGCGCCAAGCTGGACCATGCCAAACTACATTGACCAAGCCGTGGCCAAAATCCGCGAACAAGTCGGTAGCGATGAAGTGATTCTGGGCTTGTCGGGTGGTGTAGATTCATCGGTGGCTGCCGCGCTGATTCACCGCGCGATTGGCGATCAGTTGACTTGCGTGTTTGTCGATAATGGCTTGCTGCGTCTGAATGAAGGCAAGCAAGTGATGGAAACCTTCGCCGAGCATTTGGGCGTGCGTGTGATCCACGTTGATGCCACCGAGCAGTTTATGGGCCACTTGTCTGGCGTGACGGATCCGGAAGCAAAACGCAAAATCATCGGCCGCGAATTCGTAGAAGTATTCCAAGCCGAATCAGCCAAATTGCCACAAGCCAAATGGTTGGCCCAAGGCACGATTTATCCTGATGTAATTGAGTCTGCTGGCGCCAAAACCGGCAAAGCGCATGCAATCAAGAGCCACCACAATGTTGGCGGCTTGCCAGAAACAATGAAATTGAGCCTGCTTGAACCGCTGCGCGAACTGTTCAAAGACGAAGTGCGTGAATTGGGTGTGGCACTGGGCTTGGCTCCGCAACTGGTTTATCGTCATCCATTCCCAGGCCCAGGCCTTGGCGTGCGTATCCTTGGCGAAGTGAAAAAAGACTACGCGGACTTGCTGCGTTTGGCCGATGCGATCTTTATCGAAGAGTTGCGCGCTGCAGTCGATGAAAAGAGCGGCAAAACTTGGTACGAGCTGACCAGCCAAGCCTTTGTCGTGTTCTTGCCAGTGAAATCAGTGGGCGTCATGGGTGATGGCCGTACGTATGATTATGTGGTTGCACTGCGAGCTGTAGTAACTAGCGACTTCATGACTGCTAAATGGGCTGAGTTGCCGTACGATCTGCTCGGCAAAGTATCCAACCGCATTATTAACGAAGTCCGTGGTATCAACCGCGTGGTTTATGATGTGTCAGGAAAACCACCTGCAACGATTGAGTGGGAATAA
- a CDS encoding DUF4434 domain-containing protein, with translation MKINWLLSVLMLLLAGTNRIAYASCEQQNAHMIFYQPLLSHQKLTSEQLSYIQSRLKKHNIDTVILQWSRYGPHHLWGSTGARWLKNGLPGRVIRRHLIFGLYADPEFFGQLHLSDEQLEPYLNRLMLDNLSEASKVYSQFGNQIKGWYLPAEIDDLNWQTPHRQQILAAHLQANVQALNRLTPGKPVYISTFFGGFMKPKVYADFLLKIQQASNVIWLIQDGSGVIRSNPPDIAAYLKAIAATLPPKKWHGVVEAFQETKQDTNSSFCPISEQNLRERQALWCDATGNVASTIFSLNQLAPILIRDSQPLCDPN, from the coding sequence ATGAAAATTAACTGGCTGCTCAGTGTATTAATGCTGCTATTAGCGGGTACAAACCGAATCGCTTACGCAAGTTGCGAGCAGCAAAATGCGCATATGATTTTTTACCAACCATTGCTCAGCCATCAGAAACTCACTTCTGAGCAACTGTCCTACATTCAATCGCGGCTAAAAAAACATAATATTGATACGGTCATTTTGCAATGGAGCAGATACGGGCCACACCATTTATGGGGCTCAACGGGAGCAAGATGGCTGAAAAATGGCCTGCCTGGTCGTGTGATTCGGCGGCATTTAATTTTCGGTTTATACGCTGACCCAGAGTTTTTTGGCCAATTACATCTGAGCGATGAGCAATTAGAGCCTTACTTAAACCGCTTGATGCTGGATAATTTATCCGAAGCATCCAAAGTCTATTCGCAGTTTGGTAATCAGATCAAAGGTTGGTATTTACCTGCTGAAATTGACGATTTAAACTGGCAAACACCTCATCGACAACAGATACTCGCGGCGCATTTACAAGCGAATGTGCAAGCTCTGAACCGACTGACCCCCGGTAAGCCAGTCTATATTTCGACCTTCTTTGGTGGATTCATGAAACCCAAAGTTTATGCTGATTTTTTACTCAAAATTCAGCAAGCAAGTAATGTGATCTGGCTAATTCAGGATGGTAGCGGTGTCATCCGAAGTAACCCGCCCGATATTGCCGCCTATTTAAAAGCCATCGCAGCAACACTTCCCCCCAAAAAATGGCATGGTGTCGTTGAAGCATTTCAGGAAACCAAACAAGACACTAACAGTAGTTTTTGCCCGATCTCCGAACAAAATTTGCGCGAGCGACAAGCATTGTGGTGCGATGCTACAGGGAATGTGGCATCAACTATATTTTCACTCAACCAATTAGCACCAATTCTGATACGTGATTCACAACCACTTTGCGATCCTAATTAG
- a CDS encoding NfrA family protein → MKKPIFVVPVLLSSLLLAGLATPAQASWLGDEWRNFRTYPRLNKAYELYRKNDLAGARPLVEEVVRIDPKAREARILLSQICSRLGDATCLDQQGVQWTHLRPNDALGPYLQAYAAYLQQNWTIVPAYASAALARSGLTATQQQRGARAWVTSLLHEQRKTEAQQAIRLLQAKQVPIAASDLQNWQQQLAEEPTATEDVPTVAVAEIAPPISSAKQKKTSSSTQTKNKVAVKKASDQTAVSPPKSPEFPYRELSEAERQAELSALFASFIRQARYQELELSVQALQDAQLYTPAIEQQLANHLSGKHCAELLKLVSVSSNAKTTSSHSQLAAAYCAQQENDPALAAQYYVSAQKIARELGKPVPLDWVREEADARLAAGELEDALELYDQVNQRAPNPALAKHIAGLALAHPELPYSPALLARYAAALPPGEVPLSHARKLMQQQNWSGASAAYQQALAENEQADSWYELAQAYRHLNQTAEQGAALAKAAQLSPNNAQFQAEYGYWLQQSKQIAPALGALNTAYQLEPARKELLPDLAQLASDDGQRTVAAQYWRQSIDSAATIAERLSYDTDTAAEREFGWQRGVQTHEDRWNFILGGQWRLDNQPTSQIMTSPVQYAQYNSQLTASAAYRLDPIWDNAHPTYVFGRVTTGLEDYSLKPLRQGWMTGLGLSQRLSKDYNLLGSVEWLHHEYGKLNDDVMLRLSGSHSIGTDWNAVDNAWTMLNIYGDYAWLVRDRNYYFTTKAEAGRHYKTPELGSKTTLEPYLNTIFTMNNANDEDTTVSRWDIGLGVALNLWHGGDQWRAPDWNQRLSLEVRQVIGGNTKERHSIMFNWQLVH, encoded by the coding sequence ATGAAAAAACCAATTTTTGTCGTACCGGTTTTGCTCAGCAGCCTGCTGCTAGCCGGTTTGGCCACCCCGGCCCAGGCTAGCTGGCTGGGCGATGAGTGGCGTAATTTTCGGACCTATCCGCGCCTGAATAAAGCCTATGAGCTATATCGCAAAAATGATCTGGCTGGCGCGCGCCCGCTGGTGGAAGAAGTAGTGCGCATCGACCCTAAAGCGCGTGAAGCACGCATTCTGCTGTCACAAATTTGTAGTCGTTTGGGTGATGCCACCTGCCTCGACCAGCAGGGCGTGCAATGGACGCATCTGCGCCCTAATGATGCGCTTGGGCCGTATTTGCAGGCTTATGCGGCATATTTGCAGCAAAATTGGACGATAGTGCCAGCATATGCGAGTGCGGCCCTTGCCCGCAGCGGGCTGACGGCTACCCAGCAACAGCGCGGCGCACGTGCCTGGGTGACGTCCCTACTCCATGAGCAACGCAAAACCGAAGCACAACAGGCAATACGTTTATTGCAAGCCAAGCAGGTGCCGATAGCGGCTAGTGATTTACAAAACTGGCAGCAACAACTGGCGGAAGAACCCACTGCTACTGAAGATGTGCCGACCGTAGCCGTCGCGGAGATTGCTCCGCCTATCTCATCAGCAAAACAGAAAAAAACATCATCAAGTACACAGACAAAAAATAAAGTTGCGGTAAAGAAAGCTAGCGATCAGACCGCTGTATCACCCCCAAAATCGCCTGAATTCCCCTACCGCGAGCTTTCAGAGGCCGAACGACAAGCCGAATTATCCGCCCTGTTTGCTAGTTTCATTCGGCAGGCGCGCTACCAGGAGCTAGAACTTTCAGTACAAGCGCTACAAGATGCACAATTGTATACCCCCGCAATTGAGCAACAGCTTGCCAATCACTTGTCTGGTAAACATTGTGCCGAGTTACTCAAGCTGGTTAGTGTATCTAGCAATGCAAAAACCACGAGTAGTCATAGCCAGCTTGCCGCGGCTTATTGCGCCCAGCAAGAAAATGATCCAGCGCTCGCCGCACAATATTATGTATCAGCTCAAAAGATCGCACGCGAATTAGGCAAGCCAGTGCCTCTGGACTGGGTGCGTGAAGAAGCAGATGCGCGGCTAGCTGCCGGTGAGCTAGAAGATGCACTGGAACTGTATGATCAAGTTAATCAGCGTGCACCAAACCCTGCATTGGCCAAACATATAGCCGGGCTGGCGCTCGCTCACCCTGAATTACCCTACAGCCCGGCGCTACTTGCCCGTTACGCGGCAGCATTACCACCAGGTGAAGTGCCGCTCAGCCATGCACGGAAATTAATGCAGCAGCAGAACTGGTCGGGAGCCAGCGCCGCCTATCAACAAGCTCTGGCTGAAAATGAGCAGGCGGATAGCTGGTATGAACTGGCGCAAGCCTATCGCCACTTAAATCAAACCGCAGAACAAGGCGCAGCGCTTGCTAAAGCAGCTCAACTTTCCCCTAATAATGCGCAATTTCAAGCTGAATATGGCTATTGGCTACAACAATCTAAGCAAATCGCACCCGCATTAGGGGCGTTAAACACGGCCTATCAACTTGAACCCGCGCGCAAAGAACTATTACCAGATTTGGCGCAATTAGCATCCGATGATGGTCAGCGAACAGTAGCGGCCCAATATTGGCGGCAATCGATTGATTCCGCAGCTACGATTGCAGAACGGCTGAGTTACGACACAGACACTGCGGCTGAGCGAGAATTTGGCTGGCAGCGTGGGGTACAGACTCATGAAGATCGGTGGAATTTTATTTTGGGTGGACAATGGCGCTTAGATAACCAGCCAACCAGCCAAATCATGACAAGCCCGGTACAGTATGCCCAGTACAACAGCCAGCTCACCGCATCAGCGGCTTATCGATTGGACCCCATCTGGGATAATGCCCACCCAACTTACGTTTTCGGACGGGTGACAACAGGCCTCGAAGATTATTCTCTCAAACCACTGCGGCAAGGTTGGATGACAGGCTTGGGGCTCAGTCAGCGTTTATCGAAAGACTACAATCTGCTTGGATCGGTTGAATGGCTGCATCATGAATATGGCAAACTCAACGACGATGTGATGCTCCGCTTGTCTGGATCGCACTCGATAGGCACGGATTGGAACGCAGTCGATAATGCTTGGACTATGCTGAATATCTACGGTGACTATGCATGGTTAGTGCGTGATAGAAACTATTATTTCACAACAAAGGCAGAAGCTGGACGCCACTATAAAACACCTGAATTAGGAAGTAAAACCACGCTAGAGCCTTATTTAAATACGATATTCACCATGAATAATGCCAACGACGAAGATACCACCGTCAGTCGCTGGGATATCGGACTCGGCGTAGCCTTAAATCTTTGGCATGGTGGCGATCAGTGGCGTGCGCCAGATTGGAATCAACGATTGAGCTTGGAAGTACGGCAAGTAATTGGGGGCAATACCAAGGAGCGGCACAGCATTATGTTCAATTGGCAATTGGTGCATTGA
- a CDS encoding glycosyl transferase family protein, translating to MSWLDFFATYWFVLAILLRVGIVTIFISSIDDFLIDVRYWVWLLKHRKNWRRSIYLPEYADELYQDAQQPIAIMIPAWQEAPVIQRMADYAARTFDYDNYHIFVGTYPNDPETQAEVDKVAARYPNVHKVVTRDPGPTTKADCLNNIIAFITEMEAREGIHFSCLAYHDAEDIIHPLELRAFNRLVPQFDLVQLPVMPLARRWTSVVGNHYVDEFAEWHGKDILVRQMLTGQVPSAGVGTAFSRKAISLLEQINGGVVFDTGTLTEDYEIGFRLHAVGAREMMLHYDVQFKGEPPAWFGRKGVHRMICVQEYFPNHLWQAIRQKSRWIVGIVFQGWKNLGWQGKPLMRYMLMRDRKSVLAFPSLLMGYLIVFSVFQAWVHHEIDPGWWTFPDLIPRESWLWALVAINFLFMCNRVLQRFIFTRRYFGWWQAVQSVPRLLVGNVVNIGAFFRAFFQVRNSRKTGSAVKWDKTSHDFPDLHADD from the coding sequence ATGAGCTGGCTCGATTTTTTTGCCACCTACTGGTTTGTGCTGGCGATTTTGCTGCGGGTGGGGATTGTTACCATCTTTATCAGCTCGATTGATGACTTTCTGATTGATGTTCGCTACTGGGTATGGCTTTTAAAGCACCGTAAAAACTGGCGTCGCAGCATATACCTGCCAGAGTATGCCGATGAGTTGTATCAGGATGCGCAACAACCAATTGCGATTATGATCCCGGCGTGGCAAGAGGCGCCGGTGATCCAGCGCATGGCCGATTATGCTGCGCGCACTTTTGATTACGACAATTACCACATTTTTGTCGGCACTTACCCGAACGACCCCGAGACCCAAGCCGAAGTTGATAAGGTCGCCGCGCGCTACCCGAATGTGCACAAGGTAGTCACTCGCGACCCCGGCCCGACCACCAAGGCCGATTGTCTGAACAACATCATTGCGTTTATCACCGAGATGGAAGCGCGCGAGGGCATTCATTTCAGCTGCTTGGCTTATCACGATGCCGAAGACATTATTCACCCGCTGGAGCTACGCGCCTTCAACCGGCTGGTGCCGCAGTTTGATCTGGTGCAACTGCCGGTAATGCCGCTGGCACGGCGCTGGACCAGTGTGGTGGGCAATCACTATGTCGATGAATTTGCTGAGTGGCACGGCAAGGACATCTTGGTGCGGCAAATGCTGACCGGTCAGGTACCGAGCGCCGGCGTGGGCACCGCGTTTAGCCGCAAAGCCATTAGCCTCTTGGAGCAAATCAACGGCGGCGTGGTATTCGATACCGGCACGCTGACCGAAGACTATGAAATCGGCTTTCGCCTGCACGCGGTGGGCGCGCGTGAAATGATGCTGCACTACGATGTGCAGTTTAAGGGCGAGCCACCGGCTTGGTTTGGCCGCAAAGGCGTGCATCGCATGATTTGCGTGCAGGAATATTTCCCCAATCATCTGTGGCAGGCCATCCGGCAGAAATCGCGCTGGATCGTGGGTATTGTCTTCCAAGGCTGGAAGAACCTGGGCTGGCAAGGTAAACCCCTGATGCGGTATATGCTGATGCGCGATCGCAAAAGCGTACTGGCCTTCCCCTCATTACTTATGGGTTACTTGATTGTATTCTCGGTCTTTCAGGCCTGGGTACACCATGAAATAGACCCCGGCTGGTGGACTTTCCCAGATTTGATCCCGCGCGAGAGCTGGCTGTGGGCGCTGGTGGCGATCAACTTTTTGTTTATGTGCAATCGCGTTCTGCAGCGCTTTATTTTCACCCGCCGCTATTTTGGCTGGTGGCAGGCGGTGCAATCGGTGCCGCGCCTGCTGGTGGGCAATGTGGTCAATATCGGGGCATTTTTCCGCGCCTTTTTCCAAGTGCGCAATAGTCGCAAAACGGGTAGCGCGGTGAAATGGGATAAAACCAGCCACGACTTCCCCGATCTGCATGCGGATGATTAA